One genomic region from Sciurus carolinensis chromosome 2, mSciCar1.2, whole genome shotgun sequence encodes:
- the Lysmd4 gene encoding lysM and putative peptidoglycan-binding domain-containing protein 4 isoform X2 encodes MRQKGVLTKTFQGPAVLCSTPSSHIYVFKNSSGDSGDSSEEESQHVVLRTRGKERQKNSVYHPHKPGAGEVVLLQRELAQEDNLNKLALQYGCKVADIKKVNNFIREQDLYALKSIKIPVKNHGILTETHKELKRLPEPSTETTVTFVELPDVHRATTGANAQVSQLTDFFKGIDQNIERAAQSEIFLSESCCIETSDQPLLPAPPKTLTDGADCGIQWWNAVFIMLLIGIVLPVFYLVYFKIQATGDIPNNLNTTAVRNGSMALRVVPD; translated from the exons ATGAGGCAGAAGGGAGTGTTAACCAAGACCTTCCAAGGCCCAGCTGTTCTCTGTTCAACTCCAAGCAGCCACATATATGTGTTCAAGAACAGCAGTGGGGACTCCGGGGACTCTTCTGAGGAAGAGTCTCAACATGTGGTTCTACGGACCCGGGGCAAGGAGCGCCAGAAGAATAGTGTTTACCACCCTCACAAGCCAGGAGCAGGTGAAGTGGTGCTGCTCCAGCGGGAGCTGGCCCAGGAGGACAACCTCAACAAGCTGGCTCTTCAGTATGGCTGCAAA GTTGCAGATATCAAGAAAGTCAACAACTTCATCAGAGAACAAGATTTATATGCTTTGAAATCTATTAAGATTCCAGTGAAAAACCATGGGATCCTTACAGAGACCCACAAAGAACTGAAACGTCTTCCAGAACCATCCACAGAGACCACAGTGACCTTTGTGGAATTGCCAGATGTACACAGAGCCACCACAGGTGCCAATGCCCAGGTCAGCCAACTGACAGATTTCTTTAAGGGAATTGATCAGAATATTGAGCGGGCAGCACAGTCAGAGATCTTCCTAAGTGAGAGCTGCTGCATAGAGACCTCTGATCAgccactgctcccagctcctCCGAAGACACTGACAGATGGAGCGGACTGTGGGATTCAATGGTGGAATGCTGTTTTCATCATGCTTCTAATTGGGATTGTGCTGCCAGTGTTTTATTtggtctattttaaaatacaagctACTGGGGACATCCCTAATAACCTGAACACAACTGCTGTTCGCAATGGCTCAATGGCATTGAGAGTGGTTCCAGATTAA
- the Lysmd4 gene encoding lysM and putative peptidoglycan-binding domain-containing protein 4 isoform X1 has translation MAARWPGLSRLLRGGLPVPGLLGGTSDRWRATTVIVEGWAQVARVGVKMRQKGVLTKTFQGPAVLCSTPSSHIYVFKNSSGDSGDSSEEESQHVVLRTRGKERQKNSVYHPHKPGAGEVVLLQRELAQEDNLNKLALQYGCKVADIKKVNNFIREQDLYALKSIKIPVKNHGILTETHKELKRLPEPSTETTVTFVELPDVHRATTGANAQVSQLTDFFKGIDQNIERAAQSEIFLSESCCIETSDQPLLPAPPKTLTDGADCGIQWWNAVFIMLLIGIVLPVFYLVYFKIQATGDIPNNLNTTAVRNGSMALRVVPD, from the exons ATGGCGGCGCGGTGGCCTGGCCTATCTCGTCTGCTCCGGGGCGGGCTGCCAGTCCCTGGTTTACTGGGGGGAACCTCCGACAGGTGGAGGGCGACAACTGTGATAGTAGAGGGCTGGGCTCAGGTTGCGCGAGTTGGAG TTAAAATGAGGCAGAAGGGAGTGTTAACCAAGACCTTCCAAGGCCCAGCTGTTCTCTGTTCAACTCCAAGCAGCCACATATATGTGTTCAAGAACAGCAGTGGGGACTCCGGGGACTCTTCTGAGGAAGAGTCTCAACATGTGGTTCTACGGACCCGGGGCAAGGAGCGCCAGAAGAATAGTGTTTACCACCCTCACAAGCCAGGAGCAGGTGAAGTGGTGCTGCTCCAGCGGGAGCTGGCCCAGGAGGACAACCTCAACAAGCTGGCTCTTCAGTATGGCTGCAAA GTTGCAGATATCAAGAAAGTCAACAACTTCATCAGAGAACAAGATTTATATGCTTTGAAATCTATTAAGATTCCAGTGAAAAACCATGGGATCCTTACAGAGACCCACAAAGAACTGAAACGTCTTCCAGAACCATCCACAGAGACCACAGTGACCTTTGTGGAATTGCCAGATGTACACAGAGCCACCACAGGTGCCAATGCCCAGGTCAGCCAACTGACAGATTTCTTTAAGGGAATTGATCAGAATATTGAGCGGGCAGCACAGTCAGAGATCTTCCTAAGTGAGAGCTGCTGCATAGAGACCTCTGATCAgccactgctcccagctcctCCGAAGACACTGACAGATGGAGCGGACTGTGGGATTCAATGGTGGAATGCTGTTTTCATCATGCTTCTAATTGGGATTGTGCTGCCAGTGTTTTATTtggtctattttaaaatacaagctACTGGGGACATCCCTAATAACCTGAACACAACTGCTGTTCGCAATGGCTCAATGGCATTGAGAGTGGTTCCAGATTAA